The genomic interval GAGCTGACCGAGGGCCTCACCGTGCACGCCGGCCGGATGCGCGAGAACCTCGGGCTCACCGGCGCCCCCGTGGTCTCCGAGCGGCTGGCGGCCGTGCTCGCCCCGCACCTCGGCAAGGCCTCCGCGAAGGCGCTCCTGACGGCCGCCTCCACGGAGGCCGACCGGTCCGGCAGGCCGCTCAGCACGGTCCTCGCCGAGGCCCCGGAGCTCAAGGGACGCTGTACGGAGGCCGAGCTGGCCGCCCTGTGCGACCCCGCCGACTACACCGGCGCGGCGGGCGCCCTGACCGACCGGGCCCTGCGGCCATGACCACACGCAGCTCGAAGTGGATCACCCACTGGGACCCCGAGGACACGGACTTCTGGGAGCGCGAGGGCAAGCGCGTCGCCCGCCGCAACCTCGTCCTGTCGGTCGTGTCCGAGCACATCGGGTTCTCCGTGTGGAGCATGTGGTCGGTCCTGGTGCTCTTCATGTCACCGGCCATCGGCCTCGGTTTCGGCCCCGGCGAGAAGTTCCTGCTGGTGGTCACCCCGACCCTGGTCGGCGCGCTGCTGCGGCTGCCCTACAGCTACGCGGTCACCCGCTTCGGCGGGCGCGACTGGACGGTGTTCGCCTCGGCGGTGCTCCTCGTCCCGGCCTCCCTGGCCGCGTACTTCGTCCACAGACCGGGCACGCCCCTGTGGGTCTTCCTCCTCGTCGCGGCGACGGCGGGCGTGGGCGGCGGGAACTTCGCCTCCTCGATGACCAACATCACGGGCTTCTACCCCCAGCGCCACCAGGGCTGGGCGCTCGGCCTCAACGCGGGCGGCGGCAACCTCGGCGTCGCGGCCGTCCAGCTCCTCGGCCTGCTCGTCATCGCCACCGCCGGCGACACGCACCCGGCGTACGTCGCCTCGCTCTACCTGCCGCTGATCGCGCTGGTCTCGCTGCTGGCCGCCCTCCGGATGGACAACCTGGAGGCGGTGCGCACCGAACCGGGCGCCCAGCGGGAGGCCCTGCGCCACGCCCACACGTGGTGGATCTCGCTGCTCTACATCGGCACGTTCGGGTCGTTCATCGGCTACGGGTTCGCCTTCGGCCTGGTGCTCCAGAACCAGTTCGGGTCCACCCCGC from Streptomyces albireticuli carries:
- a CDS encoding MFS transporter yields the protein MTTRSSKWITHWDPEDTDFWEREGKRVARRNLVLSVVSEHIGFSVWSMWSVLVLFMSPAIGLGFGPGEKFLLVVTPTLVGALLRLPYSYAVTRFGGRDWTVFASAVLLVPASLAAYFVHRPGTPLWVFLLVAATAGVGGGNFASSMTNITGFYPQRHQGWALGLNAGGGNLGVAAVQLLGLLVIATAGDTHPAYVASLYLPLIALVSLLAALRMDNLEAVRTEPGAQREALRHAHTWWISLLYIGTFGSFIGYGFAFGLVLQNQFGSTPLEAASYTFLGPLLGSVARPSGGRLADRWGGARVTLWSFAGMGAGTAVLLLASDVGSFGLFVAGFTGLFVLSGIGNGSTYKMIPAVFAQQALRSGTGLAGARRLSGAVIGIAGAVGALGGVAINLAFRASYGGASGGGSGVPAFWTFLVFYAGCAVVTWAVYLRRERAEASLALETSRA